From Skermanella sp. TT6, a single genomic window includes:
- a CDS encoding DUF2889 domain-containing protein, producing MPLSAPAPREHIHTRRVTCRGFRRADGLWDIEGHITDVKTYPFENDFRGPIEPGDPIHDMWIRLTVDDRFEVKAVEAVTDKSPYGVCPAITPNFQRLVGLRIRSGWTQKVKELLGGVEGCTHLVELLGPVATTAFQTIFPVLARERARGGSVDGDSPSAPAARKRPPLLLDTCHAFRSDGEVTRKQWPEYYTGND from the coding sequence ATGCCGCTTTCAGCACCCGCCCCGCGCGAGCATATCCATACCCGCCGGGTGACCTGCCGGGGCTTCCGCCGGGCCGACGGGCTGTGGGACATCGAGGGCCATATCACCGACGTCAAGACATACCCGTTCGAGAACGATTTCCGCGGCCCGATCGAGCCGGGCGATCCCATCCACGACATGTGGATCCGGCTGACGGTGGACGACCGGTTCGAGGTGAAGGCGGTCGAGGCGGTGACCGACAAGAGCCCATACGGGGTATGCCCGGCGATCACGCCGAACTTCCAGCGGCTGGTCGGATTGCGGATCCGGTCCGGGTGGACCCAGAAGGTCAAGGAGTTGCTGGGCGGCGTCGAGGGCTGCACCCATCTGGTGGAACTGCTGGGGCCGGTCGCCACGACGGCGTTCCAGACGATCTTCCCCGTGCTGGCGCGCGAACGGGCGCGGGGCGGGTCGGTGGACGGCGACTCGCCGTCCGCTCCCGCCGCGCGCAAACGCCCGCCGCTGCTGCTCGACACCTGCCACGCCTTCCGGAGCGACGGCGAGGTCACCCGGAAACAATGGCCGGAATACTATACCGGCAACGACTGA
- a CDS encoding ribbon-helix-helix domain-containing protein gives MHSDQALAAPAPEVASEPAGARDNQPAEFATDGEGPGAPRLEAAMKPSTLVSRNVTVAGHRTSCRLEPFMWDALYDICRRERITIHTLCTQINERKEPATSLTAAIRVFALAYFRAAATEEGHARASHGQGEPFHQTPFETPDAAE, from the coding sequence ATGCATTCTGATCAGGCGCTAGCCGCCCCGGCGCCAGAGGTCGCCTCCGAACCGGCGGGCGCTCGCGACAACCAGCCCGCCGAATTCGCAACGGACGGCGAGGGACCCGGCGCACCGCGCCTGGAGGCGGCCATGAAGCCGAGCACGCTGGTCAGCCGGAACGTCACCGTCGCGGGGCACCGGACCAGCTGCCGGCTCGAACCCTTCATGTGGGACGCCCTGTACGACATATGCCGGCGCGAGCGGATCACCATCCACACGCTGTGCACCCAGATCAACGAGCGGAAGGAGCCGGCCACGTCCCTGACCGCCGCGATCCGGGTCTTCGCGCTGGCCTATTTCCGGGCGGCCGCCACCGAGGAGGGACATGCCCGGGCCTCCCACGGGCAAGGCGAACCGTTCCACCAGACGCCGTTCGAGACGCCGGACGCCGCCGAGTGA
- a CDS encoding BolA family protein — protein MTSTATQSGDYATRMRTKLTEAFRPSRLEIVDDSHRHAGHAGADPLGETHFNVLIVSDAFDGKSRVARQRLVYEAVADELRERVHALSLRTLTPAEDA, from the coding sequence ATGACCAGCACGGCGACCCAGTCCGGGGACTACGCGACCCGCATGCGTACCAAGCTGACCGAGGCTTTCCGCCCGAGTCGGCTGGAAATCGTCGATGACTCCCACCGCCATGCCGGCCATGCCGGCGCGGATCCCCTGGGCGAAACCCATTTCAACGTCCTGATCGTGTCGGACGCCTTCGACGGGAAGTCCCGCGTCGCCCGCCAGCGCCTGGTCTACGAGGCCGTCGCGGACGAGCTGCGGGAGCGGGTCCACGCCCTGAGCCTCAGGACACTGACCCCCGCGGAGGATGCCTGA
- a CDS encoding DMT family transporter, with protein sequence MSDPGSTRPALSSPGSPSDTAGAGTAGTGASATVSARSAYLLLATVIVLWGINWPVMKLGLADIPPMTFAVIRMVLGALCMFGVLAVRGGIRLPDRHDLPIVLSVGLLQMGAFLALVTVALQFVPAGRSSILAYTTALWVVPGAALFLGERLGGRRLVGFLLGMAGVAVMFNPAAFDWTDRDVLIGNGLLMVAALAWAAQIIQVRGHTWHASPLQLAPWQFTVAAVTLLPFAVLLDAGKPIDWTAQLAAVLFYNAPIATAFCFWAVVTVNRALPAITTSLGTLGVPVAGVIASAAMLGEPVTLTNLTGLVLILGGLAWLALADRRPSGNR encoded by the coding sequence TTGTCAGATCCCGGTTCCACCCGGCCCGCCCTTTCCTCCCCGGGTTCCCCGTCCGATACCGCAGGGGCCGGCACGGCCGGGACCGGGGCGAGCGCCACCGTCTCGGCCCGAAGCGCCTACCTGCTGCTCGCGACCGTCATCGTTCTCTGGGGGATCAACTGGCCGGTGATGAAGCTCGGCCTGGCCGACATCCCGCCCATGACCTTCGCCGTGATCCGGATGGTGCTGGGCGCGCTCTGCATGTTCGGCGTGCTGGCGGTGCGCGGCGGCATCCGCCTGCCGGACCGCCATGACCTGCCGATCGTGCTGTCGGTCGGGCTGCTCCAGATGGGGGCGTTCCTGGCGCTGGTGACGGTGGCGCTCCAGTTCGTGCCGGCCGGCCGGTCGTCGATCCTGGCCTACACCACTGCCCTGTGGGTCGTGCCGGGCGCCGCGCTGTTCCTGGGCGAGCGGCTGGGCGGCCGGCGCCTGGTCGGGTTCCTGCTCGGCATGGCGGGCGTGGCGGTGATGTTCAACCCGGCGGCGTTCGACTGGACCGACCGCGACGTCCTGATCGGCAACGGCCTGCTGATGGTTGCGGCGCTGGCCTGGGCAGCCCAGATCATACAGGTGCGCGGCCACACCTGGCATGCGTCGCCCCTTCAACTCGCGCCCTGGCAGTTCACGGTCGCGGCGGTGACCCTGCTGCCGTTCGCGGTCCTCCTGGATGCCGGCAAACCCATCGATTGGACCGCGCAATTGGCCGCGGTCCTGTTCTACAATGCGCCGATCGCCACGGCGTTCTGCTTCTGGGCGGTGGTCACGGTCAACCGTGCCCTGCCCGCCATCACCACCTCGCTGGGCACGCTCGGCGTACCGGTCGCGGGCGTCATCGCCTCGGCCGCGATGCTGGGGGAACCGGTGACGCTGACCAACCTGACGGGACTGGTGCTGATCCTCGGGGGACTGGCCTGGCTGGCCCTCGCCGACCGCAGGCCGTCCGGCAACCGATAG
- a CDS encoding J domain-containing protein yields the protein MHKNRVQYSTRFSEEAPPATRCCDMPTCSAAGEYRAPKGRERLNEYFWFCLEHVREYNKAWDYYAGMSEREIERHVRSDVTWQRPTWPMGFWRTRERTMHEEAMRQYGFRDAGDGAGARGNGRNGHADGAANRMRTPEEEALADLDLEPPVDFARIKARYRELAKIHHPDINGGDKTAEETLKRINRAYSVLKTSYGA from the coding sequence ATGCACAAGAACCGTGTCCAATACTCGACCCGTTTTTCCGAGGAGGCGCCGCCGGCGACCCGCTGCTGCGACATGCCCACATGCTCGGCCGCGGGCGAGTACAGGGCGCCTAAGGGCCGCGAGCGCCTGAACGAATATTTCTGGTTCTGCCTGGAGCACGTGCGCGAGTACAACAAGGCGTGGGACTATTACGCCGGCATGTCGGAGCGCGAGATCGAGCGGCACGTCCGCAGCGACGTGACATGGCAGCGGCCGACCTGGCCGATGGGCTTCTGGCGCACCCGCGAGCGGACGATGCACGAGGAGGCGATGCGCCAGTACGGCTTCCGCGACGCCGGCGACGGGGCCGGCGCCCGGGGGAACGGCCGCAACGGCCATGCCGACGGCGCCGCCAACCGGATGCGCACCCCGGAGGAGGAGGCGCTGGCCGACCTCGACCTGGAGCCGCCGGTGGACTTCGCGCGGATCAAGGCCAGATACCGGGAACTCGCCAAGATCCACCATCCCGACATCAATGGTGGCGACAAGACCGCGGAGGAGACGTTAAAACGGATAAACAGGGCCTACTCGGTACTGAAAACCAGCTACGGGGCCTGA
- the cobS gene encoding cobaltochelatase subunit CobS: protein MASETTQQSALTGSLPDIKVSVRQTFGIDSDLQVPAFSANSEHVPDVDDTYRFDHDTTLAILAGFAYNRRVMVQGYHGTGKSTHIEQVAARLNWPCIRINLDSHISRIDLIGKDAIVLRDGMQVTEYREGILPWALQHPCAIVFDEYDAGRPDVMFVIQRVLEVEGKLTLLDQNRVIRPHPAFRLFATANTVGLGDTTGLYHGTQQINQGQMDRWNIVATLNYLPHDDEVKIVAAKVQGYDDEKGRQQIAAMVQLADLTRAGFMSGDISTVMSPRTVITWAENAKIFNDIPFAFRITFLNKCDEVERSTVAEYYQRCFGTELPETGVRANLA, encoded by the coding sequence ATGGCCTCCGAAACGACACAACAATCAGCGCTGACCGGCTCGCTCCCGGACATCAAGGTCTCCGTCCGGCAGACTTTCGGGATCGACAGCGACCTCCAGGTTCCCGCCTTCAGCGCCAACTCCGAGCATGTGCCGGACGTGGACGACACCTACCGGTTCGACCACGACACCACGCTCGCGATCCTGGCCGGCTTCGCCTACAACAGGCGGGTGATGGTCCAGGGCTATCACGGCACCGGCAAGTCGACCCATATCGAGCAGGTCGCCGCCCGCCTGAACTGGCCCTGCATCCGGATCAACCTGGACAGCCACATCAGCCGCATCGACCTGATCGGCAAGGACGCCATCGTGCTGCGCGACGGCATGCAGGTGACCGAGTACCGCGAGGGCATCCTGCCCTGGGCGCTCCAGCATCCCTGCGCGATCGTGTTCGACGAGTACGACGCCGGCCGCCCCGACGTCATGTTCGTGATCCAGCGCGTGCTGGAGGTCGAGGGCAAGCTGACCCTGCTCGACCAGAACCGCGTGATCCGGCCGCACCCGGCGTTCCGCCTGTTCGCGACCGCCAACACCGTGGGCCTGGGCGACACCACCGGCCTGTACCACGGCACCCAGCAGATCAACCAGGGCCAGATGGACCGCTGGAACATCGTCGCCACGCTCAACTACCTGCCGCACGACGACGAGGTGAAGATCGTCGCGGCCAAGGTCCAGGGCTACGACGACGAGAAGGGGCGCCAGCAGATCGCGGCCATGGTCCAGTTGGCCGACCTGACGCGCGCAGGATTCATGTCGGGCGACATCTCGACCGTCATGTCGCCCCGCACGGTCATCACCTGGGCCGAGAACGCCAAGATCTTCAACGACATCCCGTTCGCGTTCCGGATCACCTTCCTGAACAAGTGCGACGAGGTGGAGCGATCGACCGTGGCCGAGTACTACCAGCGCTGCTTCGGCACCGAGCTTCCGGAGACCGGGGTCCGCGCCAACCTGGCGTAA
- the cobT gene encoding cobaltochelatase subunit CobT: MSDKENPVEIFKRATSATIRAIAERNDLQIGFSGEPPGVAGARVRVPMPARDLNPRDVATLRGAADAVALRLRHHDSGIHTQRMPTGDTARAAFEALEQARCEALGARAMPGVASNLGAALDERYRRQGFERVTERDQAPLSEVMRLLAREALTGAPPPATARFAVDLWRPWVEERIGKDMNELAALLDDQDRYAREVRKLLSHLDMEVGGEPETTEEDDEEQQEGEPDENEPNDGQSRGGEDSTSQTETMTQPDTREVDQDDGAEGADQMDGEMAEGSGSEEPGSPGQPWRPDHGRRNEVDPDAYKAFTTEFDEVVEADELCDPDELTRLRALLDQQLQHLQGVISRLANRLQRRLLAKQTRAWEFDLDDGLLDAARLSRVVVNPVLPLSFKREKETDFRDTVVGLLIDNSGSMRGRPITIAAMSADILARTLERCAVKVEILGFTTRAWKGGQARERWIGRGKPANPGRLNDLRHIVYKNADAPWRRARKNLGLMLREGILKENIDGEALLWAHNRLMARPEQRRILMVISDGAPVDDSTLSVNSGNYLERHLRQVIDTIETRSPVELVAIGIGHDVTRYYRRAVTIVDAEQLGGTMMEKLAELFDEDTRAGQAAGGRRAGGAANRRTR, encoded by the coding sequence ATGTCCGACAAAGAAAACCCCGTCGAGATCTTCAAGCGCGCCACGTCGGCCACGATCCGGGCCATCGCGGAGCGCAACGATCTCCAGATCGGCTTCAGCGGCGAGCCGCCGGGCGTGGCCGGGGCGCGGGTCCGGGTGCCGATGCCGGCGCGCGACCTCAATCCCCGGGACGTCGCCACCCTGCGCGGAGCGGCCGACGCGGTGGCCCTGCGGCTTCGCCACCACGACAGCGGCATCCACACCCAGCGCATGCCCACCGGCGACACCGCCCGGGCGGCGTTCGAGGCGCTGGAGCAGGCCCGCTGCGAGGCCCTGGGCGCCCGTGCCATGCCGGGCGTCGCCTCCAACCTGGGGGCGGCGCTGGACGAGCGGTACCGCCGCCAGGGGTTCGAGCGGGTGACCGAGCGCGACCAGGCCCCGCTGTCGGAGGTGATGCGCCTGCTGGCCCGCGAGGCCCTGACCGGGGCGCCGCCGCCCGCCACCGCCCGCTTCGCGGTGGACCTGTGGCGCCCCTGGGTCGAGGAGCGGATCGGCAAGGACATGAACGAGCTGGCGGCGCTGCTGGACGACCAGGACCGCTACGCCCGCGAGGTCCGCAAGCTGCTGTCCCACCTGGACATGGAAGTCGGCGGCGAGCCGGAGACGACCGAGGAGGACGACGAGGAGCAGCAGGAAGGCGAGCCGGACGAGAACGAGCCGAACGACGGCCAGTCCCGCGGCGGCGAGGATTCCACCAGCCAGACCGAGACCATGACCCAGCCCGACACCCGCGAGGTCGACCAGGACGACGGGGCGGAGGGCGCCGACCAGATGGACGGCGAGATGGCCGAGGGCAGCGGGTCGGAGGAACCGGGTTCGCCCGGGCAGCCCTGGCGTCCCGACCACGGCCGCCGCAACGAGGTCGATCCCGACGCCTACAAGGCGTTCACGACGGAGTTCGACGAGGTGGTCGAGGCCGACGAGCTGTGCGACCCGGACGAGTTGACCCGGCTGCGGGCCCTGCTCGACCAGCAGCTCCAGCACCTCCAGGGTGTGATCTCCCGGCTGGCCAACCGGCTCCAGCGCCGGCTGCTGGCCAAGCAGACCCGCGCCTGGGAGTTCGACCTGGACGACGGCCTCCTGGACGCGGCCAGGCTGAGCCGCGTGGTGGTCAACCCGGTGCTGCCCCTGTCGTTCAAGCGGGAGAAGGAGACCGATTTCCGCGACACCGTGGTGGGCCTGCTGATCGACAATTCGGGATCGATGCGCGGCCGGCCGATCACCATCGCCGCGATGAGCGCCGACATCCTGGCGCGCACCCTGGAGCGCTGCGCGGTCAAGGTCGAGATCCTGGGCTTCACCACCCGGGCCTGGAAGGGCGGGCAGGCGCGCGAGCGGTGGATCGGGCGGGGCAAGCCGGCCAATCCCGGCCGGCTCAACGACCTGCGGCACATCGTCTACAAGAACGCCGACGCGCCGTGGCGCCGCGCCCGCAAGAACCTGGGCCTGATGCTGCGGGAAGGCATCCTGAAGGAGAACATCGACGGCGAGGCGCTGCTGTGGGCGCACAACCGGCTGATGGCCCGGCCGGAGCAGCGGCGCATCCTGATGGTGATCTCCGACGGCGCACCGGTCGATGACTCGACGCTGTCGGTGAATTCCGGCAACTACCTGGAGAGGCACCTGCGGCAGGTGATCGACACGATCGAGACCCGCTCGCCGGTGGAGCTGGTGGCGATCGGCATCGGCCACGACGTCACCCGCTATTACCGGCGCGCGGTGACCATCGTCGACGCGGAGCAGCTGGGCGGCACCATGATGGAGAAGCTGGCCGAACTGTTCGACGAGGACACCAGGGCCGGCCAAGCCGCCGGAGGCCGGCGCGCAGGGGGCGCGGCCAACCGGCGCACCCGCTGA
- a CDS encoding Fe(3+) ABC transporter substrate-binding protein: MNFFTRGTLAATFGAVLLGTAFAAQAAEVNVYSSRHYDTDKALYQNFTQQTGIKVNIIEGKDDELIERIRTESGNSPADILITVDAGRLWRAQNAEILQPTKSQVLEQAVPAHLREPSGLWFGLTKRARVIIYNKAAVKPADLSTYEDLADPKWKGRLLIRSSTNVYNQSLAGAILAAHGEKKTEEWARGIVANLARAPQGGDTDQIKAVAAGEGDIAISNTYYLGRLVGSSKADDKAIAEKVGVFFPNQNDRGTHVNISGAGVLKNAPNRENAVKFLEYLVSPEAQKIFAEGNYEYPVLKQAELSPVIASWGSFKEDELNASVFGKNNEEALKIMDRAGWK, encoded by the coding sequence ATGAACTTCTTCACTCGCGGCACCCTTGCCGCCACTTTCGGCGCCGTCCTTTTGGGCACGGCTTTCGCCGCCCAGGCTGCCGAGGTCAACGTCTATTCGTCGCGCCACTACGACACCGACAAGGCGCTCTACCAGAACTTCACCCAGCAGACCGGCATCAAGGTCAACATCATCGAAGGCAAGGACGACGAGCTGATCGAGCGCATCCGGACCGAGTCCGGCAACAGCCCGGCCGACATCCTGATCACCGTCGATGCCGGCCGCCTGTGGCGCGCCCAGAACGCCGAAATCCTGCAGCCGACCAAGTCCCAGGTGCTGGAACAGGCTGTCCCGGCCCATCTGCGCGAGCCGTCCGGCCTGTGGTTCGGCCTGACCAAGCGGGCCCGCGTCATCATCTACAACAAGGCGGCGGTCAAGCCGGCCGACCTGTCGACCTACGAGGATCTGGCCGATCCGAAGTGGAAGGGCCGCCTGCTGATCCGTTCCTCGACCAACGTCTACAACCAGTCGCTGGCCGGCGCCATCCTGGCCGCCCACGGCGAGAAGAAGACGGAGGAGTGGGCCCGCGGCATCGTCGCCAACCTCGCCCGCGCTCCCCAGGGCGGCGACACCGACCAGATCAAGGCCGTCGCCGCCGGCGAGGGCGACATCGCCATCAGCAACACCTACTATCTCGGCCGCCTCGTCGGGTCGAGCAAGGCCGATGACAAGGCGATCGCGGAGAAGGTGGGCGTCTTCTTCCCCAACCAGAACGACCGCGGGACCCACGTGAACATCAGCGGCGCCGGCGTCCTGAAGAACGCACCGAACCGCGAGAACGCCGTCAAGTTCCTGGAATATCTCGTCAGCCCGGAGGCCCAGAAGATCTTCGCCGAAGGCAACTACGAATACCCGGTCCTGAAGCAGGCGGAACTGTCGCCGGTCATCGCCTCCTGGGGCTCCTTCAAGGAGGACGAGCTGAACGCCTCCGTGTTCGGCAAGAACAACGAGGAAGCCCTGAAGATCATGGACCGCGCCGGCTGGAAGTGA